Part of the Mytilus trossulus isolate FHL-02 chromosome 2, PNRI_Mtr1.1.1.hap1, whole genome shotgun sequence genome is shown below.
TGGCTCTATACGCTTCTGTGTTGATTTTCGCTTAGTTAATTCCCTTGGGGATCCCTCGGGGTATCCTTTGCCAAAAATTGATGACTGTTTGGACTCATTGAAGGGCTCAAAATGGATGTCCACCGTCGACTGTCATAGTGGGTATTGGCAATTTTTGTGTGAGGAATCTGATAGACCAAAAACTGCTTTCAGTACCCATAAAGGACTTTTTCAGTTCAGAGTAATGCCCATGGGTTTAAACTCGGCTGCCCAAACTTTTCAGAGACTAATAGAAACCATTCTAGGGAAGCTCCAATGGAGACACTGCTGATGTTACTTAgatgatattattatttttggaaaaactttCGAGGAAGCTTTTAAAAATCATCAGTTAGTTTTTGAATGTTTAAGAGaagcaaatttaaaattaaaaccatccaaatgttttctgtttagaaaAGAACTGACATTCTTAGGCCATTTAGTGTCAGAAAATGGCATTCAGTGTGATCCTACTAAAATCAATTGTGTTAAAAACTGGCCTCAACCTGTCAatgtttcagaaataaaaagttttttaggATTCGCAGggtattttagaaaatttttgGTCAATTTTTCTACAGTTGCTAACCCTTTAGTAAAATTAACTAGGAAAAACCAAAAGTTCAGTTGGACAGGAGAGTGTGGTATAGCTTTTAACCAATTAAAAGATTTGTTAACTTCAGCACCCCTTTTGGCATTTCCCGATGATGAAGGCACCTTTATTTTAGACTCTGATGCAAGTTTGTCAGGTATAGGTGCAGTTCTGTCCCAAATACAAGACGGTCGCGAAACAGTAATATCTTACGCCAGTCGTACCCTAAATAAAAGtcaaagaaattattgtgtgaCAAAAAGAGAATTGCTGGCAGTGGTAACATTCGTGAGACAATTTAGGCATTATTTGTGGGAACATAAATTCATTATACGAACTGATCACGCTTCTTTAACCTGGCTTAGGAATTTCAAAGACCCTGAGGGCATGGTTGCTAGATGGATTAGTATCCTGGACAACTACAATTTTGAGATTCAGTATAGAAAAGGGTCATTACATACTAATGCTGATGCATTATCCAGAATTCCTATTCGTAAATGCAAACGGGAAGAATGCTCAGAGTGCTACCCCAAACTCCATCCCTCTTTCCGAAGTCAGACTGGGGAAAATGTGGAATGCAGAGTTTGGCATCAAGCTCGCTCAGGACACTGTCCCGCAGTTATGGCTGAGGAAAATGAACTCTTAGAAACCATTGTTAGCACAATCACTGAAGCTTCCCATTTACATTTGCAGAATTTAGAACCTAATTGGTTGGATTTTTGGagtctaaaagaaataaaagtctTACAAGAGACTGACCCTATCATTGGGGAAATTATCAGACTTAAGTTAGGTAGTGAAATGAAACCCCTTAAGCAGGATATAACAAATTTACATCCTGAAATCAAAGCCCTTTGGGGATTATGGGAATTTTTGCAAAGGAAGAAGGAGATTTTGTACAAAGTTTTTACTAAGAATGATGGgaatgaaatttttcaattagtTGCCCCTAAAcagataagggagataattttccATCAACTACATCACAATAAAATTGCTGGCCATTTTGGAAGAGATAGGACTCTTAACACAATAAGGAACAGGTTTTATTGGCCAGGAATGACTGAAGATATCAAACAGTGGTGTTTAGACTGTGATATCTGTGCCCAATGTAAGCCTGGGCCTGGTTTAGGAAAATCCCCTTTAAGACAATCCAGAAGTTGTGCCCCTTTGGAATGAATTGGCATAGATATTGTTGGGCCTCTGCCAATTACTCAAGATGGAAATGAGTACATCATTGTCCTAGGAgattatttttccaaatggAAAGAGGCCTACCCAGTACCCGATCATACCGCTTTGACAGTGGCAGACAAAGTAATCACTGAATTTATATGTAGATTTGGTTGCCCCCTTCAAATACATAGCGATCAAGGGAGGGAATTCGAATCAAGGTTATTTCagattatttgtcaaaaattagGCGTACAAAAAACTCGTTCAACTCCTTACAGACCCCAAAGTTCAGGCTTGGTTGAAAGATTTAATAGGACCCTAAAACAGATGTTGTCCAATTTTGTAAATTCACATAAGAATGATTGGGATAATCATATTCCCTATATCATGATGGCATATAGAAGCACAGTTCATTCTACAACTAAGTGTACCCctaatattttaatgttagGAAGGGAAATCAGATGTCCTGTGGACATCATGTTTGGGATTCCACCCGAAAGTGATGATTTCTGTCCCATCGAGTATGTCGAATGGGTAAAGAATTCACTTAGAGATGCTTTTATCTGGTTTATGGACATTCTGGACAGGCAGCCAGACGACAAAAGTTAACCATGATAAAGGTTTAAAAGCCAGATCTTATGAGACAAATTCTTGGGTATGGAGGTGGTACCCTCCAAAGATCAATCAAACTCTAGGTCTTGGCTGGACTGGACCTTATTTGCTTTTAGAAAAACTATCTGAACTTacttacaaaatacaaaaggaAGAACATGCAAAACCAATAGTGGTACATGTAGACCATTTAAAACCTTACTTAGGTAAAAACCCACCTAATAACTGGTTATTAGAACAATCTCATTTGACTGACACACAAACATCAACACAAAATGAAACCAATGAAAACACATCTCAAATACAAGATACAAACTTTACACCAGTTATATTTAGTACACCGGTACCAGTAAGGACACGTACAGGGAGAATAGTAAAACCTCGTAATATTTACACACCTTAGCACACGACTCTTTACATAGGTAACAATGGGGGAATTTTAATGATGGTTTATTGAATTGATAAAAAGAGTAATCTCTTATAGAATATTATCTGTATgtacataatgttttctttaagttttcatatatgttaatgtattatagaaagaaaaaaatagtattatgTCAGTGAACATAGTAAAATTGTCAATTGTTGCGATTGTGAATATTCACCATTGTTTTTGTATAGTTTCAGATATGGCAGACGTCCTTGACATTAAACCTGACTCATACGAACTGCAACAGTTCCATGATGAGATTTTCAGGCCTATACAACCCGTTTTTAATCCTCTCGGACAATATTGTCCAGTTAAAAGATGCTCGTCTATGTATCGTTATTACCATCTCAGGGAGCTAGTGACACATTGGCAACATGTACATCAGCATAGGCGACAAATCTACAAGTGTAAAAAGTGTTGAAAGGTTTTCCCAAGAAGAACCGTATGTCGTTCTCATCTTAAAAAAGTGCACAAAGTTGAAGACAGCATGGAAACATGTATCATCGGAATGTATGTGGTTAATCCGGGTTTTATACATCCCGTGGAAGCAATATTACCTCGTCAAGGAACACCGCCTGAAAATGAGGAAGTTTTAAAACGTGTGCGAGCAGAGAGAGAACTGGCCACGAAGGCTAGACAAGAGAAGAGCAACACCTCAATGGCCGTCAAATTATCTGATAGGGAATCTTCAGAGGATAAAGTCAAGGAATGGAACTAATTAAATAGATATGCATATCGAAGAGACTTtaagtttatttgtttatataaatgttcatataagGTGCTGATATTGAATTGACATgcgtttattgtttattttgatagaGGGTTTTATAATATGCAATTCCAACATTGTCTAACaattaagaatatatatatttatttgaccAATTTTCCAAGTAAAATCGTTCTTAAGGGAGGGGGAATGTAGTAGAGTTGAATTTTAGTCACGTTTCTAGATTGAATTTATTagtaaaaatatacaagtatGTTCTTTCCTTTGAGATAAAAAGAATGCACTTACTTATTTTCATTGGGAAACTTTAGTTAAGCATATATTTATGTTGAATTTCATCTATGATATGCACGTTGCAAACCGGAAGTAGTTGGCCCATAGCCATTTTATGTCCTTTTTAGACAGTGGTCAGTTTTGACCAGTAAAAtacttatttacaaaatttactcgTAACTCTCGAGTTTTACCCGTCTTTACATCGATTTTGTCGGTCAAGGtctattttcttttgttctcATTAGTATAAATAGGGCGAGTTTTTAGTAATAAAGCAGTTGCAGCTTGAGCCGACCTAGACAGGTCATTCCTCTTACCTACGGAACTAAAATAGTTTCCACCAGGCTTACTTAGGAAACGTTCCAGATAGTGACCTTTTCACTCATTTTAAGGTACAGTGTTCATTTTATGTTAGTTAAAGTACACAACGCGAAGTATTATTTCCATTTAGATTAaggtttactttatatttttgagaaaCTTTACAATTGTTAGGAATttgtgttcatttatttttgttggattGATTTACTATTGTTAAATTAATTTACTTGATATactattgttatttttgtcaaataaacgAAGTAGTTATTTGAATCAGTTTTGTTAAAGTTAATAGCCATTGAACAAATACAACGGGTGTATACTACGAACGAATTCTGGTAGAAGTACTAGCCACTACACGCCCAGAAAAGGAAGCTCAGCTTTCCAATctgttacaattttattttccttttccaACATACAATTTTCCATCATtatatagtcaccaaattttgaattgtttagtgaaaaaacgtcatctatatagcggaaagtagagttaaaggatattgctaacttcttatctttcttcctaagaagttcctgcatgaagtcagcctcataataataagaAGTGTTATATTCAAATTGAATTAGCTCATTTATTGAAATTGTGAAATGTTGTGTGAATTGTATGATTTGGTTCAAAAAGGATAAAAGTATAACACCTGATAAGTTAGATTTCTACATATGCTCTATATATATGCTTCCAGATAAAAATGCGTTTTATCCTAAATATAattgtgatgtttttttatattttgcaagAACAAAACAATCTCTTTATAATATTGGTACAGTAGACGTTTAAGAGACCTAAATGGTCGTGTTGGTTCGAAACCGGACTATTTATTGAACGATTTCTTAGATCCATTATAACAAGACAATATCTCATTCATTaagtatgaaaataatattaggCAAGATTTTGTACAGACATTCCAAGGATACAAAAGCACCCAACAGTTTTGGACAAAGAAATTTACAATTGTGTAAATCCTCCGGGTTACGCATCTGTTACAGACGTCTTGGCGAAGATAGTggtaaaataactttaaataataaaaaatggttGTTGTATAATTGACTACTTATTAttatctgaaaatatttttaagattgtAAAGAATTTTAACTTAGGAATGTTTACCAGTTGTTTATGTCGGGCTCTATTGtctgttcaattttttttagggACAATGCTGTAGATTTGATCAAAGATCAATGCTCATGTcgtaattatgtttaaaatgcTTTTAAGGGTGTTGAACTtagttcagggagataactctttaaatcatttatgcgtttttaaaagtcaagtatcataaatgtgttttaagcatttacctgaaacagattggaaataatctatgtaacctagaagcttagaatatatttatgaaaatggttgacacaaacgtactgatgatttaaagagttatttaCCTAAATCTAGGTCTACCTCCTTAAATGGAGAAACGAGTGCTAAAATGACGTCAGAGAGAGTTTGTTGTCTAACGCCCAGCAGTTTGAGGATTATGTTGaccaatatacattttgtagatgAAAATAGTGACACCAATATCTGCGTGGatgaattaaataaacttttgtctgatatttttgaacatgtgtacaaagtcaaaattagacataaaaaatactgtgatatatatgaaaatccaagttgatttaaaaaaagttataaaaaaatctaaagataCCTATCTGGTTTCGGcctaaattgaaaattttagttttttacccATTTATAAATTCCATAATAATGACAGCAATACACCAAACTACCAAACAACATGGCTTTCTATAAGATCAACGTATAAATGATATAACTGGagagttttatgaaaataaaagttgatttgacaaagtcataaaaaaatcaaaagatgacTATCTGGATTCAGCCTGAACTgaaaatttacctttttttttacctataattTATAAATCCATAACAATGACAACAATCTACAAACTACCATTCAACCTGGTTTTCCAtaagatcaatatataaatgagaTACATGTAGCtgtaggttgcactttgtaaatacagctgttctCAATTTCTCAAACACGCCTCTTTTTTTCTCATagaaaattgattttgtttacatactggttcccagttatgctctctgagTTCCATCTCACAGAGatataacttgggaatgttaccagtaaataaacatattcatattgtttacattgaaatctgtggtaaccttttGTTCGAGGTAGGgatagttaagaaaattagtgttagtttaaactctgttgcatatgaactttcaattctaggataagattgaTTTCcgcaaaacttcatagtaaaagtggtacagttttagccgtaaaaggagttcctatgggaaattgcattgtcaatatttacagaaatgcaacctgtatagtttaatgaaaatccaagttgatttgaaatagtaataaaaaaaaattataggtgACTATCTGAATTCAGCCTTAACTGTAAATTTGAGCTTTTTTTCTTACCTTTTAATCAAATCCATAAATTTGAATCAATACACCAAACTATTAAACAACTTGATATTCTATAAggtcaaacaaatttaaaagtcCGAACAGAAAATTCTAGCTTTTTTATTCCTTTATTAAATCCTTGAATGAACCAATCTACCAGTTTGTTGAGACATGTTTTGTGTGCCcgcaaaaacaattcaaacataccgataaaataaaagcaaaattttCCCTATAAAATAAGTTCTTGCCCATCcactaaacatataaaaaaagttctcgcccattcaaatatttcaacaataaaGTGCTTGTCCCGCCCTTACCATGCAAATGAAGTTTGCGACAAGCTTCCTGTATGAAACAATCCATATGATATGTACACGGAATATAGTAGGAAAATTGCTTTGAATTCCTACCAGAAAAGAGTGCTATTCTAGTCAGACAGGAGTAGGAACCACACGGAAAATAGccgaaaaatttaaattagcGGAAATTTTCTAGTAGGAATATTGTATATTCCAGAAGGAATATTGTATTTATGCAAATTAGCAGGAATAATTTTGtaggaaaataaaatttctaataGAATATCTATGCTTGCATTTTCATTCTTTCCTTTCAGAGTCagaattttgttaattttcaatgtTCGCATACTTTCTATATGGAATCTAGGTACTAGATTCCTACTTCATTCCCACTAGTGTCTGTTCCCGCTGAGCAGCCCGGTGGTTCTATCCGAGTacttcggcttcctccaccataatAACAGAGTCCTAACACTCCCTGGTGTTGGGTGGGGATTGTCCTTGTAAATATTGAACATTGTAAATACGTTAGtgacacatctccattaatcCCTATAGGGAGTGTACACGGCTTCCACTGTACCCTCGCAGCACTCAAGGGGTGCTCTGTAAACGGAGGGATCTACATGTACGTACTTACATACATTCATACAGTGACCTGAAAGTTTAGTTTATGACCATCCCCTATTATATGATGTACATGCATACTCAGTTTAGAAAACCCAGGTTCAACGGTTCAAAAGATATGGACCGGACATAAATCAGACAAGAACGAATCAAACAATGATTGAATACTTGACGGCTccaatttcaatgtcaaaatGAACTGATTTAATTTATGAAGAACCACGTGCCATCCCATAATACATCTCTGAACTAATTGTGTTTAACATCAGTTCTATAGTTCAAGGCAAtgcatttaatatttgatatcattGGTTTTTGGATGAACTGTAtatctgtatacatgtataattaagtTACCTGATTAAATTTGACATAGGCCGCAAATAAAAGGGAACTGACGGACAGACACTTAAAATGTGATTCATATATCATCTTTAACTTTGCTTGTGGTTGTATTAAACATGTAAGTTAGTGATCATTTCCAATCTTGACACGGTTTGTAGGCTGTTAACAAACAGGAGACTGTTGTCACTGTTGATATGACAGAGACGTTTACACTTTACTCTCTTTATTGCGTTGTTTTCTCTCCCTCTTACTCGTTCAACTTACAAATatctcataattttttttaattttgtatggCAAACCATCAATTATGGTaaatattaacacatttaaggtcaaatatttgttattaaatgtcGTTTTTTGTAGAAAGTACCGTTTTACCTATAGCAGAGTGAAAATGACGTCAATTGTCGCCAAACCATGAACGATATGCTACTAAGAATCAGAGAGACGTTATCATAGTATCGTGTAAAGTCAAATTTGAATTACCTAGTATATTACCAGCTGCTTCAAATAAGACGATATTACtataaaagtgttattttttcaattttttatgaatgacctttgaccccaatttaaaaaaaatggcaccATATTTCACTTTTACGACCGGGAAAAATGGAATCTACACATTTTTTCctttcaaatgatatataatatagctGTGTGTTAGATGGGTgcattaacaatattttttaggtCTGAATGTCACTCGCCTATACTGGTTTTAAATATCTCTGCCTCTAAGTACCTATGGATTTTTGTAACTCCAAATAATtcgaaattattaaaaaaaaaaagtattgaaaacaaaacaaccgaactttaatttaaaaaaagaaggaacTCCAtataatgtttgaaaatatcaaacgtTAGAGTTTATCCATCAGCAGGACGACAGGAAAAACAACGGTCATTCATGACTTCGTTTTGGTATCTGAAGAAATAGTGTGTGAGACCAGGTTTCATAGCGAATCTAACTGCACTATACATTTGAATATAAACTCAAAGATACTAGTAGTTGATCCTTGTAAGAGGACATATGCAAGTGCGAAAGGCACAATCAATCTATGTCTATTTTAGTTTAGCCGCATGTTTAAAAAGACAATCCTGCAAATTTGTTTCCGTAGTGaaacatgtaaacaaaatgtaataCTATAGTagattcttttcatttttagttgATTTGTTCTTTTCGTGCGTATCTTCCATATGTATTCTATTTTTATGATAAGTTTGTAAGTCTTTAATCTGtgttttagtaaatattttaataaaagtaataGAAAATAATTGTTGAACATATGAGTTGTCATTGTAATTTGTACAGTTTCTGTAAATTGAATGACATTTTTCATTCTCAAATAAATGAGAATTGTCACATATTGTATGCCATTAAGTCACTAAAAATACGttttagtatataaaaaaatgtctatacGAGACACGAAGTTCGTGTGTCACTAGACAGTAGtttgaaataaatgtcatttttaatttccatCATAGTAAAACAGTTTAGTACCAAAAACAAAGGAAATGATTGATACTCTAACATAACAATAATAGAATATCCAATATTAATATCTAGAATTCACTTCGTGAACTCCAACAACGGTCATGTGTCCATACCTTAATATCTTAACTTATTAATGCAAAATGGTTTCTTTTTATGATTAAGTTATGTTTCCTTATGCAGATGGATATATGGAtatattcttttacaaattgtgatttggatgcAGATTTCAGCACTCATACTTCATCTTCTTATGTCTATATTGAAATCCGcataattatttttctacatttcatGTTTACCTAATGTGATAATGGAGCCATCTAGACTTACTGTCACTACTATCAACACAGTAACAGTTCACaggaaaatattttacattaccTGACCACGCCTATTTAGACTAAAACCTGATGAGACTTCCCATTCGTCACAACTTGGCCGATTCCGTACCTATATTTCTTTTTCGAGGTTTACCGATTGGAGACTATCCTTGTAAACCCAAATTGGATGCGTTTGATAGAGAAACCACTGTCAATATCACCAGTTATAAAGTCATTGGTTTGACCCAGTCCATAATCAACCCAAAGACGTTAAGGAATCGAAACCACATAATGTGTTTGGATAGAGAACTCATGCttacaaagagaaaaaaacaacttcaCAGGAAAATCATAAGGGCTACTCTTATGGGTGCGTGATCAGATGTTTGTACAACGAAAGTCCTTTACAGTGATTTTAGAGACCCCTTTAATAGACTTGAATTAAGTCGTTCCTCATTTCACAAAGAAATAAAgtaataatgaatgaaaaaagatACAGTATTTTTTCccttcaaacaatttaaaatgtacGAGGGTATTAGTTTTATCTAGCAATTATTAATTTATGAgtgcaaatattttcaaaaactttggcCTCTAGCATCACGGGAGACACAATAATTGTCGAAATAGGCATCTGGTGAATAAAAAATGCTTTCGTTCAGATTATTATTCTACATGCTATAATTGTACATTATGTTTAATCACTTGATGTCAACGTGTTTGTAAGAGTATCACGACGGCTGTCATGCAGCATCTACTAAACCTTTTCCCGGATTTTGCTTTGTCttgccttttatttttgttgtgttttgttgacTTTGTCTTTTCGTCGATTCCTTTTTTACATGACGTTTCGATGTGTCTgtgacttatgagtttgaatgtcattttttctttcaatgctacatgttttagtgttttaaaaaaaatgtctatcgttttgtaatttatatgcctgtctgtctgtctttctgtttgtttgtttgtttgtttttgttttgtactttagtaacaatcctattgtttggattttagactaataaaattcttattcttattctttgAAATCGTCCACCCTTCTTTTCCATGTTTCTGAGAAACCGCAAGATATGGATAAATGATGCACTCGAAACAAACGCTAATCatacaatgagacaactcttcatcgcagtcacaatttataaaagtaaaccattataggtcaaagtacggtcacTGCcaattcataacatatatatttgagcAAACTTGGTTCATAACAACAAAGTGGATTAAAAGTGGATTATACCCTCAATGTGAGTCAAGTCTTAATTCAGTTCCTGGAATCAATATCGAAGAAAACCACAGAAACAAAGGAGTACAAAATGATAGAACatcaaaataaaccaaaaaaaaccagaagCCATATAATAATGTGTTACgtgtattgttgtttttttaaacaaatgaagtCGAGTACAGCTGCTTCGCAAGTTCATTGCTATACACGATACACGAAACGAGCATTACCACAAACATCTACAGTTATTGAACTTATTTTAAGAAACACAAAAGGAATGATCCAATTTAGTTGGATACGCTCTATAAAGGATTGTCCAGAATATCAACTAATAAATGCTTCGCCGGGCACAGCTTGATACGACCGCAAATATTTAACCCTGAAATTTGGGACAAGTTTGGAcataacattcaagcttgatacagctctgaattcggattgtgattaaaaatttgacacagcataggtttctgacacagaaatgaatgtggtctaagaactttgTTTGGGCAAATTTTTTATGGGACattaattttacctattatggtccaatttCCAAAATCTAAATGCATGGTTGATTCAACATTGCCATTAGAAATCTATACGGTTTTTAACAAATAGCTCAatgatatttgtaaatttatattttaatataaaatgaatatctatcacaaataaaacttttcattttggATTTAATAACACTGTAAAATAACAGTAACAGAGAGGACAGCAAACGGTCAGCACATTCTCATAGTCATGTGACACTAATAATAGTTTCTTCATCATTGCGTTGTAAGAAAATTAGCTCTTCCGGTCTTTTAACCCATCATGCCactctgtaaaaaataacaaatattaaacttttaagCCGATATGAGTATTTGCTTTAATTGTACTAATGAGAATACTGACTCGTCTCTAGAAACTATAAAAATTCAATTAGAATAActgtaaataaatgtacaagATAAATGGAAGTAGTtgctacattgtatatataaagtgttgaaATGAGACctaattttatgatatacagccaaaaaaaccaacacattTATAAACAAGTCTTTGCCAAAAAGCCATTGTGCTGTTTTTGAATGGGGTGGTAATTTCTCAAAAATGTATGGTTAGAAGTGTCGAATTTTTTGATATATCTAATTTTTAAAGCATTATACACAAAgtcatatcatatatatatttatatataaaatttgttgatatttaagATAAAGTCAAGTACTAGATATACGGTTTAGAAAGTTCTTTATTGTTgtgtgagttgtctcattagaactcataccacatcttcctatatctatttacctGTTACACGTGTCATTAAAGTATTCCGTGTTCATATCTAATCTCTCTGTTAtaataaatgttgaaattacATGTTATCAAACCATGTTTACCTGCATAAGCATGTACATTGTTGCGGGATCGATTCCTGATGAAGCAGTTTCTGGAGCTGCTGGGTTTGGTGATGGTGGTGTCATTAATAAGCTCATCATAAGTGGGTTCATTTTCATGCCATTTTgcttcatcatcatcatcattagCATTGGATCAATGCCTGATGATTGTGGTTCTGGTGCTggttttttcattttcaaagttgGTGTTGCGGATTGTCCTTTTCCAGCCATGGTTTGAGGTCCCATCATTGATGCGAGTTTAGCCATTTGGAACATTTTTGGGTCCATGATAGGTGCCGCACTCATATCCATTGCGGGCATTCCTCCACCACCTCCCATACCTTTCATCATTGCCATCATCAATGCTGGGTTCTTCATCATTGCATCAAACTGGCAATAGCCTACAATGTTCAAAAAACAATTCTTTCAATAAAGAAAGTATACAGTCTTCAATCTCTTTCAATATGTTTTGTGTATATTCAAATCCAGAAGATtggtttcaaaatataaataaaattaacaaacatctCCACAAGATTATAACGAGGCGAAGAAATCGTAGTATTCTAtattgaaagttcaaacagatttgttttttttacagccTAGACCCCTTCTATTGACCGAGGCGAAAGATTTCTGTCTTAATATGAGACTTGTCACCTCTCTTAATGGCACCTTCCATAATTAGGGGGGGATCGTAAACTTAAAACCTCTGTCGTCAGATAAGTGTATCTTGTTTACgtcatcaaaaatattttgactttgtaaCCAATATTGAAGATTTTTAGTTTTCTCCATGTCCTCATATCAagtcaaatatgaaaataaatataatatccTATTTCAAAAATAGGCATacaatgttttaagaaaaagcCAAAGATAATAAAGAGATATAACAagtcgaaaaaaaaaaagaagaaatcgAGAAATACactatccaaaaaaaaaaaactttaactaaTCAGTTATCGTATTTTATTATGGAAATTTCTagaaatgtacatatatttcacaataaatatatcaaatgacCCATCGAATGACCAAACTAATTGCCTTGTCGTTACTTTCTGATATACGCATATGTATATT
Proteins encoded:
- the LOC134707860 gene encoding uncharacterized protein LOC134707860, producing MISNMRVYIGVLLVATLLSSGYCQFDAMMKNPALMMAMMKGMGGGGGMPAMDMSAAPIMDPKMFQMAKLASMMGPQTMAGKGQSATPTLKMKKPAPEPQSSGIDPMLMMMMMKQNGMKMNPLMMSLLMTPPSPNPAAPETASSGIDPATMYMLMQSGMMG